The following are encoded together in the Desulfovibrio sp. JC022 genome:
- a CDS encoding LysE family translocator, which yields MNYFIDSNLMLVGMVTVLAVVSPGPDFAIIVRNGLRFGRKLGLATAAGIACGVIVHTTYILLGLGYVVATFSWVLEAIRYAGAAYLIWLGISSFLPSETTEELNGEGQCIASCSTVTAFRNGFMCNVLNPKTICFFMALFTQVVNPETPVSVQVGIGLFVSLTHLLWFSFVVFVLTAPGPLKLFNSCKKGIEKAVGVCMLGLGAKIAFDG from the coding sequence ATGAATTATTTTATCGATTCAAATTTAATGTTGGTAGGGATGGTTACTGTCTTAGCTGTGGTCAGTCCCGGACCGGATTTTGCGATTATCGTCAGGAACGGGCTTCGTTTCGGGCGGAAGCTTGGATTAGCGACAGCTGCCGGAATTGCCTGTGGGGTGATTGTGCATACGACGTATATCCTGCTGGGGCTTGGCTATGTAGTGGCAACTTTCAGCTGGGTTCTGGAGGCGATAAGATACGCTGGTGCTGCTTATTTGATATGGCTGGGTATTTCATCGTTCCTACCCTCGGAAACGACTGAGGAACTGAATGGTGAGGGGCAATGCATTGCATCATGTTCTACAGTCACGGCATTTCGAAATGGCTTCATGTGTAATGTGCTGAATCCGAAAACAATATGTTTTTTCATGGCCCTGTTCACGCAGGTTGTAAATCCTGAAACACCAGTTTCGGTCCAAGTAGGCATCGGTCTATTTGTTTCGCTAACCCACTTGTTGTGGTTTTCATTTGTAGTGTTTGTGTTGACTGCTCCCGGTCCGCTGAAGCTGTTCAACAGCTGCAAAAAGGGAATTGAGAAGGCTGTCGGGGTATGCATGCTGGGGCTTGGTGCCAAAATAGCTTTCGACGGTTGA
- a CDS encoding LysR substrate-binding domain-containing protein, with product MKQLPPLGPLVSFRAAAACLSFTKAARELNLTHGAISKAVKQLEEYYGLPLFHRRNRAIFLTEKGRFLFQHVDRLLNELEEVSEQMRIAENGQRISVSCEPSLSMRWLMPRLEQFHESFPETEIHISTAGGPIDLTSGGVHLAIRRSDFSWPANYHALSLGRERIGPVCSPSYWEKNKHKPKRLLHTRTRREAWTDWEQYSAKELKADSEQFYDHFYFSLQAAVAGLGIAMGPEPLVADDLERGLLVAPFGFVKTPISYVVLSLNPIDQDKKLNDFVCWVREHIALDKNEYQ from the coding sequence ATGAAACAACTTCCACCTTTAGGACCGCTCGTCAGTTTCCGTGCTGCAGCTGCCTGCTTGAGTTTTACGAAGGCAGCCCGAGAACTTAATTTGACCCATGGCGCAATCAGCAAGGCAGTTAAGCAGCTTGAAGAATATTACGGCCTGCCGCTTTTTCACAGACGAAACAGGGCAATTTTCCTGACTGAGAAAGGGCGTTTCCTATTTCAGCATGTAGACAGACTACTTAACGAACTTGAAGAAGTTAGCGAGCAGATGCGCATTGCCGAAAACGGACAAAGAATCTCTGTTTCATGTGAGCCATCCCTGAGCATGCGCTGGCTGATGCCTCGATTGGAGCAATTCCATGAGTCCTTCCCCGAAACTGAAATTCACATATCTACCGCCGGAGGACCCATTGATCTGACTTCCGGGGGCGTACATCTGGCTATACGGCGTTCAGATTTTTCATGGCCTGCAAACTATCATGCACTGTCTCTTGGCAGAGAACGCATAGGCCCTGTTTGCAGTCCTTCCTATTGGGAAAAAAACAAACACAAGCCCAAAAGACTACTACATACCAGAACCCGTAGAGAAGCTTGGACAGATTGGGAACAATACTCAGCCAAAGAACTCAAAGCAGACTCGGAACAATTTTACGATCACTTTTACTTTAGTCTGCAAGCAGCTGTAGCCGGGTTGGGAATAGCCATGGGACCTGAACCTCTGGTAGCGGATGACCTTGAACGAGGACTGCTCGTTGCCCCGTTTGGTTTTGTTAAGACCCCTATTTCATATGTTGTATTATCCCTGAACCCTATTGACCAAGATAAGAAACTTAATGATTTTGTTTGCTGGGTAAGAGAACATATTGCTTTGGATAAAAATGAATACCAGTAA
- a CDS encoding ATP-dependent 6-phosphofructokinase produces the protein MVKKANKAEQINTEIPVLGKAKIPSPLKRCVFIEDKERTLVNLAEEEMDSSADNDVYQEFEKAGPRAFTYFDPSKTKCAVVTCGGLCPGLNDVIRSIVLEAHYLYKVPAVLGIKFGLQGFIPKYGHDVVELTADKVANIHQFGGTILGSSRGPQDPEEVVDALERMNISVLFMIGGDGTMRAAQKIVEEIEKRRIRISIIGVPKTIDNDISFVTKSFGFDTAVDKATEAIQSAHVESVGVVNGIGLVKLMGRESGFIAAQATLALKDVNFVLVPEHPFEFDGEYGLLRSLEKRLDERQHAVIVCAEGAGQEQCEYTGEKDASGNPVLCDVCTLIIRRIKDYFKDVGKDITLKFIDPSYIIRSVPANANDCVYCGFLGQHAVHAAMAGKTGMVVSRLQARYVHLPLDVVTIKRKKLNIKSDYWRAVLESTGQGHLRNDMEKDICEM, from the coding sequence ATGGTTAAAAAGGCTAATAAAGCAGAACAGATCAATACTGAAATTCCAGTGCTTGGTAAGGCTAAAATCCCTTCGCCGCTTAAACGGTGTGTTTTTATAGAAGATAAGGAAAGGACTCTGGTCAACCTTGCTGAAGAGGAAATGGATTCTTCAGCTGACAACGATGTTTATCAGGAGTTTGAAAAAGCCGGCCCCAGAGCTTTCACATATTTTGATCCTTCCAAGACCAAATGCGCGGTTGTCACCTGCGGCGGGCTTTGTCCCGGCCTGAATGATGTTATACGCTCCATCGTATTGGAAGCACACTACCTGTATAAAGTGCCTGCGGTGCTGGGCATCAAGTTCGGGTTACAGGGGTTCATCCCCAAGTACGGGCATGATGTTGTAGAGCTTACAGCTGATAAAGTTGCAAACATCCATCAGTTCGGTGGAACCATTCTTGGCTCGTCGCGCGGACCGCAGGACCCGGAAGAAGTAGTGGATGCCCTTGAACGGATGAATATTTCAGTGCTGTTCATGATCGGCGGAGACGGCACCATGCGTGCGGCCCAGAAGATTGTGGAAGAAATTGAGAAACGGCGGATCAGGATTTCCATCATCGGGGTCCCCAAAACCATTGATAATGATATCAGCTTTGTTACCAAGTCTTTTGGTTTTGATACCGCAGTGGACAAGGCCACCGAGGCTATTCAGTCCGCGCATGTGGAATCCGTGGGCGTGGTTAACGGTATCGGGTTGGTTAAGCTCATGGGCCGCGAGTCCGGTTTTATTGCTGCGCAGGCCACTCTGGCACTCAAGGACGTTAACTTCGTGCTTGTGCCTGAGCACCCCTTTGAATTTGACGGGGAGTACGGACTGTTGCGCTCTCTTGAAAAGCGTTTGGATGAACGGCAGCATGCGGTTATTGTCTGCGCTGAAGGAGCCGGGCAGGAACAATGCGAATATACCGGGGAAAAGGACGCTTCCGGCAACCCTGTTCTCTGCGATGTCTGCACTTTGATCATCCGGCGCATAAAGGATTATTTCAAGGACGTAGGCAAGGATATCACTTTAAAATTTATCGACCCCAGCTATATTATTCGTTCAGTACCGGCTAATGCCAACGACTGCGTATATTGCGGCTTCTTAGGCCAGCACGCCGTGCACGCGGCTATGGCCGGAAAGACCGGAATGGTCGTCAGTCGCTTGCAGGCCCGCTACGTGCACCTGCCGCTCGATGTGGTCACCATCAAGCGCAAGAAGTTGAACATCAAGTCCGACTACTGGCGCGCAGTTCTCGAATCCACCGGTCAGGGCCATCTGCGCAATGACATGGAGAAGGATATTTGTGAGATGTGA
- a CDS encoding WD40 repeat domain-containing protein, producing MISKNFKAGLMVLALVVVTAGMPVQGDAASKERVGQSYIDVPSQLRKGTTKSLKGYVSQLLSKKYVSAKKLYDPPFEGIEDKLYISVKREKAMPIIAGGVASYAGNEEGLAAALYDGTVRIWSRYKCRKVRLPGGGGALHTGYGPGSPALAATGRDGDRIYVFNLEECSRIPGEIPVEHGPVKMMALSGTGEWLGIIDNFNGLLCGPVSGPLQEISILEGTPLSLGYTPGQGVLVAVEASGRIIKQGMKNNTRMDSDDVPGGPFVDARMAGYVVCLTRDNGSEVYWDLRKRATVKKSEALEQEPAWIYKRNGGLVYSTGVDRWKITEHLGMPMFIVSYSAAEKLLRVRDLDRETRYYSVLDGKEIAGTEADDWKLISPSKGVYKVGKKFFRLYDLVCQKGTMRLYGRHIGDKGFYLWWENMGSVARMNPHPMELPIRESILADSPALWVPLIEGEVR from the coding sequence ATGATTTCAAAAAATTTCAAAGCCGGACTTATGGTTCTGGCTTTAGTTGTTGTAACAGCCGGGATGCCCGTTCAGGGGGATGCGGCGTCCAAAGAAAGAGTGGGGCAGTCATATATTGATGTGCCCTCCCAATTGCGGAAAGGGACTACAAAATCCCTGAAGGGCTATGTCTCCCAGTTGTTGAGTAAGAAGTACGTAAGCGCGAAAAAACTTTATGATCCGCCTTTTGAAGGCATCGAAGATAAGCTTTATATTTCTGTGAAAAGAGAAAAAGCTATGCCGATCATTGCCGGGGGGGTTGCCTCCTATGCCGGAAATGAGGAAGGTCTGGCCGCAGCTCTTTATGACGGCACAGTCCGGATCTGGAGTAGATATAAATGCCGTAAAGTCCGCCTTCCCGGCGGTGGCGGGGCTCTGCATACCGGATATGGTCCCGGTAGCCCTGCTCTTGCCGCTACCGGACGTGACGGTGACCGGATTTATGTCTTCAACCTTGAAGAGTGTTCAAGGATTCCGGGAGAAATTCCGGTTGAGCATGGTCCGGTAAAGATGATGGCCCTCTCCGGAACCGGGGAATGGCTCGGCATTATCGACAATTTTAATGGATTGCTCTGCGGACCTGTTTCCGGTCCGCTTCAGGAAATTTCCATTCTTGAAGGCACACCGCTTTCTCTTGGCTACACACCGGGGCAGGGCGTTTTGGTTGCTGTAGAAGCTTCGGGCAGGATCATCAAGCAGGGTATGAAAAATAATACCCGCATGGATTCAGATGATGTTCCCGGAGGACCTTTTGTGGACGCCAGAATGGCCGGATACGTGGTCTGCCTGACCCGTGACAATGGGAGTGAGGTTTACTGGGATTTGCGCAAGAGAGCCACGGTGAAGAAATCTGAAGCCTTGGAGCAGGAACCGGCCTGGATATACAAGCGCAACGGTGGGCTTGTTTATTCCACCGGAGTGGATCGCTGGAAGATAACAGAACATCTGGGTATGCCTATGTTCATTGTTTCCTATTCTGCCGCTGAAAAGTTACTCAGGGTTCGTGACCTTGACCGTGAAACCCGCTATTATAGTGTTTTGGATGGCAAGGAAATTGCCGGAACTGAAGCTGATGACTGGAAATTGATTTCACCAAGTAAAGGTGTATACAAAGTTGGTAAGAAGTTCTTTCGTCTCTATGACCTTGTCTGTCAGAAGGGTACAATGCGCCTTTACGGCAGACATATCGGGGACAAGGGCTTTTACCTCTGGTGGGAAAATATGGGTAGCGTGGCCCGTATGAATCCTCATCCCATGGAGTTGCCGATTCGGGAATCCATTCTGGCGGACAGCCCGGCTCTTTGGGTGCCCCTTATTGAAGGTGAAGTAAGATAA
- a CDS encoding DnaJ family domain-containing protein, with amino-acid sequence MFFIAAIAESKIKEAERKGEFKDLPGKGKPLELEDDSMIPPELRMAYKALKNGGYLPPEMQLRKDIHSALDLLEYMEDEKERYTQMQKVNLLFERIKNMRGKEIAIDEEDEYYKSIVERITLQSRKIKEIEG; translated from the coding sequence ATGTTTTTTATTGCAGCCATAGCCGAATCAAAAATTAAGGAAGCAGAGCGCAAAGGGGAGTTCAAGGACTTACCGGGAAAGGGTAAACCCCTTGAACTGGAAGATGATTCCATGATCCCGCCTGAATTGCGCATGGCTTATAAGGCCCTAAAAAACGGGGGCTATCTGCCTCCTGAGATGCAGCTCAGAAAAGATATTCATTCTGCCCTTGATTTGCTTGAATATATGGAAGATGAAAAGGAACGCTATACTCAGATGCAGAAAGTGAATCTGCTTTTCGAGCGCATCAAAAATATGCGTGGAAAGGAAATAGCCATCGACGAGGAAGATGAATATTACAAAAGCATCGTTGAGCGCATCACCTTGCAGAGCAGGAAAATCAAGGAAATTGAGGGATGA
- a CDS encoding ABC-type transport auxiliary lipoprotein family protein gives MIKKILSLIILVCVLFSAGCIGGKSVESSYLRVGNNGSGDGCERVNPDMPRLALKRFTSLPALDRETVIIAKGQVMKPDYRWSWEGTPAEILDLIAAPSLNCMNSYEVVSPYRPGIRKDLVLSGVITSFELQRNGEDAFKVAVRYSLWDGSGKNLLARKLVEAQAMVKSLRGESIAQAAQQAVDGVMKKTILWIDGFGGEMLSRNMGR, from the coding sequence ATGATTAAGAAAATTTTATCCCTCATAATTCTGGTTTGTGTCTTGTTTTCTGCCGGATGTATCGGCGGTAAATCTGTGGAATCTTCTTACTTGCGGGTGGGGAATAATGGTTCTGGCGATGGGTGTGAACGGGTAAATCCGGATATGCCCCGTTTGGCTCTGAAACGTTTTACCAGTCTGCCTGCTCTTGACCGGGAGACGGTGATCATAGCCAAAGGGCAGGTCATGAAGCCCGATTACCGTTGGAGCTGGGAAGGTACTCCGGCGGAGATTCTGGATCTGATTGCTGCGCCTTCTTTGAATTGTATGAACAGCTATGAGGTTGTCAGCCCTTATCGACCCGGTATCAGGAAGGATCTGGTTCTTTCAGGCGTGATTACCTCATTTGAGCTTCAGCGTAACGGAGAGGATGCATTTAAGGTTGCTGTGCGTTATTCCCTCTGGGACGGCAGCGGCAAGAATCTTTTGGCCCGAAAACTGGTTGAAGCGCAGGCCATGGTTAAATCTTTGCGTGGCGAATCCATAGCACAGGCGGCTCAGCAGGCTGTTGACGGGGTCATGAAGAAAACAATTTTGTGGATAGATGGTTTTGGAGGGGAGATGCTCTCCCGAAATATGGGGCGTTAA
- a CDS encoding MlaD family protein has product MVLNPRSSAADMIKAALVALAGLSVLGLFIVFLGGHDFFSDYSQYKILFRNVKDLTSGRPVKYAGLSVGKVASINVDEDNPGRISVVINVDRDFPLYRGTTAMVSQKGLVGDNYILLELRGDVGPKLSDGDIIPSTVKMSMNEVAAAMGRSVASLTPQLERAVNGFEMLLSPENMSNIGKSLKMAPEVLAETNATLVTFRDEWKKLARSGAGAMNNGSKNITVLTKELIDTLQKVEAVLAALQGDMSTTLHSVSGDVSRAVDGIDGLTTDLRRNVEYDQEELEIILVNINRLSREMNRLARSLRERPWQVLNPPQGAEHD; this is encoded by the coding sequence ATGGTACTCAATCCGCGCAGCTCGGCTGCTGATATGATCAAGGCCGCATTGGTCGCTCTGGCAGGGCTGAGCGTGCTTGGCCTGTTCATTGTGTTTCTGGGCGGCCATGATTTTTTTTCCGACTATTCGCAATACAAGATTTTGTTCCGTAATGTGAAGGATCTTACTTCTGGGCGTCCTGTAAAGTATGCCGGATTAAGCGTGGGTAAGGTGGCTTCTATCAATGTGGATGAAGACAATCCCGGACGGATTTCCGTGGTCATCAATGTGGATCGTGATTTTCCTCTCTACCGGGGCACTACAGCCATGGTTAGCCAGAAGGGGCTGGTGGGCGATAATTACATACTGCTTGAATTGCGTGGGGATGTCGGTCCTAAATTGTCTGATGGAGACATTATTCCTTCGACGGTAAAAATGAGCATGAATGAAGTGGCTGCTGCAATGGGTCGTTCTGTTGCCTCGCTAACTCCACAGCTTGAAAGGGCCGTAAATGGGTTTGAGATGCTTCTTTCACCTGAGAATATGTCCAACATCGGAAAAAGTCTGAAAATGGCTCCAGAGGTGCTTGCAGAAACCAATGCCACTTTAGTTACTTTCAGGGATGAGTGGAAAAAGCTGGCCCGGTCCGGTGCCGGGGCCATGAACAACGGTTCCAAGAATATTACCGTTCTTACAAAAGAACTTATCGATACCTTGCAGAAAGTAGAGGCTGTTCTTGCTGCACTGCAAGGGGATATGAGTACAACCCTGCATAGCGTCAGCGGAGATGTCAGCCGTGCAGTTGACGGCATAGACGGCTTGACTACAGACCTGCGCCGCAATGTGGAATACGATCAGGAAGAACTGGAAATCATACTTGTGAACATCAACCGCCTTTCCCGTGAAATGAATCGCTTGGCCCGGTCGCTGCGCGAACGTCCGTGGCAGGTTTTAAATCCTCCGCAGGGAGCTGAACATGATTAA
- a CDS encoding ABC transporter ATP-binding protein, with translation MKLSRIAQDITLKKLSLGYPGKVLMEDLNAVLPAGKISVILGGSGCGKSTLLRHILGLNIPVSGEIFLGETNLTALDSGEEYKQIRTRMGVLFQDGAMLGSLTLGENVALPMQEHTELPDSIIEEVVQMKLRMVGLGDFMHYFPNQLSGGMRKRAGLARAMVMDPTTLLCDEPSSGLDPITAADLDQLILKLKETFHVTTVVVTHDLDSLFNIADHVVVLHRGSCLYQGDVEGLQQSDNDYIIDFLERRPTEIDQTMERAVKFRSRV, from the coding sequence ATGAAGTTATCAAGAATTGCACAGGACATAACGCTTAAGAAGCTCAGCCTCGGTTATCCGGGCAAGGTGCTTATGGAGGATCTGAACGCAGTCTTGCCTGCTGGGAAAATCAGCGTGATTCTCGGTGGGTCCGGTTGCGGGAAATCCACTTTGCTGCGTCACATTCTTGGATTGAACATTCCTGTTTCCGGGGAGATCTTTTTGGGCGAAACAAATCTTACCGCGTTGGACAGCGGAGAAGAGTACAAACAGATCCGTACCCGCATGGGCGTTCTTTTTCAGGACGGGGCCATGCTCGGTTCGTTGACCCTTGGTGAGAACGTGGCTCTGCCAATGCAGGAACATACTGAACTGCCCGATTCGATTATTGAGGAAGTGGTGCAGATGAAATTGCGCATGGTCGGGCTGGGCGATTTTATGCATTATTTTCCCAACCAGCTTTCCGGGGGTATGCGTAAAAGGGCCGGGCTGGCAAGGGCTATGGTCATGGACCCCACAACCTTGCTTTGCGATGAACCGTCATCCGGGCTGGACCCCATCACCGCCGCAGACCTTGATCAGCTGATCCTCAAGCTCAAGGAAACATTTCACGTCACCACCGTGGTGGTCACTCATGATCTGGACAGCCTGTTCAACATTGCCGATCACGTGGTAGTCCTGCATAGGGGAAGCTGTCTTTATCAGGGTGACGTTGAAGGACTGCAACAGTCCGATAATGACTATATAATCGACTTTCTGGAGCGCAGACCCACCGAGATTGACCAGACCATGGAACGGGCTGTTAAGTTCAGAAGCAGGGTTTGA